One sulfur-oxidizing endosymbiont of Gigantopelta aegis genomic region harbors:
- a CDS encoding serine hydrolase — translation MLPTIAAAYPLDGYVDTGIRRVEGSRLANEGVVKDRLSQVPGALLTTKEVDIRLLDHKDFQIPEADPQLNAQIKKLLGQHADEYGIAVLDLTDMEHPRYGVHRGDHKQNVGSVGKLLVGLGVFQAMADVWPDETKRLDVLKNTLVTADKISQYDHHTIRLFNPETKKLTRRSMKIGDQGSQWEFLDWMLSISSNSAAAMNQRQGMLMRQYGTDFPPSESEIARYFKETPSKEKTALYKQTFWEPVTRNGLDIEQFRQGSFFSRNGKFAVNGGGNSYATANQLLQFLVKMEQGELVDEFSSRQLKRLLYLTEHRIRYASSPALRKSAVYYKSGSWYKCKEEVGFKCRAYQGNVINYMNSVAIIESPEAEGNLYYMVVVISNVLRKNSAVEHQTLATRIHRLMKQAHPVKNASVKK, via the coding sequence GTGTTACCAACGATTGCAGCTGCTTATCCTTTGGATGGTTATGTCGATACCGGTATTCGTCGTGTTGAAGGCTCAAGACTTGCTAATGAGGGGGTGGTTAAGGATCGTTTAAGTCAGGTGCCGGGGGCATTATTGACGACCAAAGAAGTGGATATTCGTTTGCTGGATCATAAAGATTTTCAGATTCCTGAAGCTGATCCCCAGCTCAATGCTCAGATCAAAAAATTATTAGGTCAACACGCAGATGAATATGGTATTGCTGTCTTGGATTTAACGGACATGGAGCATCCTCGCTATGGGGTGCATCGTGGTGATCACAAGCAAAATGTGGGCAGTGTGGGCAAGCTTTTGGTTGGCCTGGGTGTTTTTCAGGCAATGGCTGATGTCTGGCCTGATGAAACCAAACGCCTTGATGTGTTAAAAAACACTTTGGTGACGGCAGATAAAATTAGCCAGTATGATCACCATACAATTCGACTTTTTAATCCTGAGACAAAAAAGCTGACTCGCCGTTCGATGAAAATTGGTGATCAGGGCTCGCAATGGGAATTTCTGGATTGGATGTTATCCATCAGCTCAAATTCTGCGGCAGCGATGAACCAGCGTCAGGGCATGTTGATGAGACAATATGGCACGGATTTCCCACCATCGGAATCTGAAATTGCCCGTTATTTCAAAGAAACACCCTCAAAAGAAAAAACCGCACTTTATAAACAAACATTTTGGGAGCCCGTGACACGCAATGGACTGGATATAGAGCAATTTCGTCAAGGTAGCTTTTTTTCCCGCAATGGTAAGTTCGCCGTTAATGGTGGCGGAAATAGTTATGCGACAGCCAATCAGTTATTGCAGTTTTTAGTTAAAATGGAACAAGGCGAGTTAGTCGATGAATTCTCTTCACGACAATTAAAACGCTTACTCTATTTAACGGAGCATCGTATTCGTTATGCCTCATCGCCTGCGCTAAGAAAATCAGCCGTGTATTATAAATCCGGCTCTTGGTATAAGTGCAAAGAAGAAGTCGGTTTTAAATGCCGTGCTTATCAAGGCAATGTTATAAACTATATGAATTCAGTTGCTATTATAGAAAGCCCTGAAGCGGAAGGTAATCTCTATTATATGGTAGTTGTTATTTCAAATGTACTGAGAAAAAATTCAGCAGTAGAACATCAGACCTTGGCTACCAGAATTCACCGACTGATGAAACAAGCACATCCAGTTAAAAATGCTTCAGTTAAAAAATGA